The Tursiops truncatus isolate mTurTru1 chromosome 20, mTurTru1.mat.Y, whole genome shotgun sequence DNA window GGGGCAATGGGAGCAGAGGACAGGCCagagccccgcccccccccaccccccaagggaGCAAAGCCTGCCGAAGCCTCTTTTAAACCGGAGATTTTACTTCCAGAAGAATTGATCCAAAGACATAATGTCTAAACTGTCCAAGATTTATACACAGGGAGGTTTACGACAGCACTGTACTCAACCTAGAAGTTCAAACGTAGAAGGTCGCTCGTGGTACATTCACGCAACGAAATATGCTACAGACGCAGCAAGAAGTCTGTAAGTAAACTACGAAACAGTTGTAGGCGCGGCGAGAGGCCAGGGGCATGAGGCCCAGTGGAGGGGAGGCCTTTCACCGTGTATGTATCTACTCTGTACTTTGCAAATCTGGTACCAAGCACGGAAAACTCCCCCAAATACTAAAGTTAAAAATCttttcaatcatttatttttcatcgGGAAATGATAAAAGTTATAAAGCagataaaaaggtaaaattctaCCTTGATAAAAGCACACATGATTTATTTAGATGTATTTCATCCATGTCCAAAATAACATGCAAGGATATTCAGCAGAACACAACCGGTGGTTACCTTTGATTGACAGGATTTGGgtgatcttatttatttttggttctctGTGTTTGTACATGTTTCCACTGTAATATcaaatatatatccaaaaatactgggttggccaaaaagttcgtttgggtttttccataacatctcaCAGAAAAActcaaactttttggccaacccaatataaaggGGGGAATGACAGCTGGGTGACAGGGGAAAGCATACGGCCCGGGAGGCCCCCTGCGCCTGGCACCCTGTAAGCCCCACTCACGACACTCACCTTGAGGAGCTTGAAGCGAGAGGCGGGAACAATGAAGTGTCTATTCTGCTTCTTCTTGCAAATACTGCAGCTACAGAAAGACAAGAGCAGACCTCGGACTGTGAACGACCACCTGCACCCTCTGAGTTCCCCCCGGGGCCCAACCTGCCCCGTCCCAGGAGCCAGCTGACCCTTGAGGTGAAGCCCCTTGCAGCACCATCCCAGGAAGggcagctggggcaggagggccaGCGGCCTGGGGCCTCTGCTCTGTGTGTGCAGGAGGGCCCACAGGTCCCACAGCCAGCAGTGCAGGCCACGCACCCCTCAGGAAACCAGGACCCGGAGAACCACGCTCCTGCCGCCCACCCTTGGTTTACTACGGTGAAGGGAACTGCTGGATTCTGGAGACAGTAGAAAACAAGCAGCAGGCAGAGCTACGACCTTCTGCCCCTGGGGTATCCTCACCAGAAACGGATAAGGAAGCTTAGGTTTCCCTCTGTCCTCATCTGCACATCACAGAAAGCCCAGCTCCACGTCAAACAGGTCCTCAGAATCACATCCTCAGAATTAAATATAAGTCCCCCCCCGTTTTAGTCCaccttttaaaaaactctaaTTTCGTATAAAATCCTCTACAACTTATTCCAGGGGCTGCTTCTTCAATCTGGACCGCACTGTTTAGCAGCAGGGACAGCTCCCCGTGGGAGGAATTCCacggtatttatttatttattcttcacatGTAATTCAGGCACCACAGCACCAAGGGGCAAAAGGACTGGATACTGTTGCATAATCAGTTACACACCAACTACGGGTCAGACAGAAGTCAGAGCCTGGAGACCCTGTTCTATCACAAGGCCTGGGAGGTGCTGACAGCAGGCGCTCCACCGATCCTGGCAGCACTGCCTGCCTCACCTGGAGCAACGGGGCCAGGTGGCCTGGGGCATGGCAAGCTTCCAGGTGCGTACGCCCtgacctcacctcacctcacccaACTCCCGAAGACTCTGCTCAAGGCCTTTCATTCAGTGCCCAACCGCAAGGTCTCTGGGGAAGCACTCCCAccgccagcccccagcccctgcaccgGGGCACTCTGCTGGGCACAAGTCGAGGGCCCTGCTCCACATCCCCTGGGGCTGTGCTGCAAGACTGAGCTGTGTCACACACAGCAGGCTGTTATTTTTAGCCTCTCCCAGTCTTTAAAACCTTTTTCATTAATGAAAACATCTAACACAACTTCTAACGTCTAAGCaacttgggaaaagaaaacaCTCACTTGCAGTCAAAGATGTGCAGGTCTGCCGAGGCCCAGACTTCAAACCGAACCGCCCCACAGTGGCAGCCTCCTGTGTGTTTCACCAGGCCCTGGTATTCACTGAAGGGAACACAAATCAGGAAGATGAGGGTTTCTGAATAGTCAGGCCATGgttgaaagaaagaagcaagatgGGAGAGAAGTCTTTACGGGACAACCAGATGCGTTCCTGCTTCTGAGGAGGCACTGTCAGTTTTATAAAAGGATTCAGTACCTTCTTTGTATGTGAGCTCTTTTTTCCACTTCTATTTtgttaaattgtaaaataaagcaTTCCAAAGTATGGAAAAAAGAGAACTGGGTAGAGGACCCTAATCCAGCCACCCGGACGTTTTTATTTACATGGCAAATACTTACTAAGATTTTTTACAAGCGAGGCACTGGGGAGAAGGCAGTAAACAAGATACAGCAGATGGGGTCCTGGCCACAGGGACCTGGAGCAGCCATCAAACAAATTAACTGACTATTTACATGACTTGTGATAAAGGCGTACAGGCCgccatgaaaaagaaaggagaccTGAGGAGTCCGGAGAAAGTTAACAAAAGGCTCCTGTAATTCTGCTGTATTCTCCGGTATTTTGCATATACGTGGTTTTTTACAGAGCTACCCGTACACATTACGTACAACTtgaatctttttaaaacttataagTCAGGCCCTTCGTTGAACATTAAGATTTGATAAATATCATCCAACTGCTTTCCAAAAGGGCTGAACACTCTTATCAGTAATGATTGAGAAAACATTTCACTGAATCTTCTCAAGcaataattacaggaaaaatagcTCGCTGCAgtcttattttgcatttatttggtgaccaagactgaatgctttctcacGTTTCTGTACAAGTTGACTCCGTtaatttgatgtatttttttctgcAGACACAAATAATGCTTATGGTAAAAAACGCAAACATTACAACATTTgataatgtaaaaaatgaaagtcTCATAAGTCCTAACACCCAGAGGGATCCACAGTTAACTGTTTGCTCTATGTTCCTGAGATTATTTTCCGTACAATAACGTTTTAACAATAACATCGATTAttgtttaatatgtttttaatttactgagttttggttttttaacaaatgtatgtGACCTGCGCCAATctgataagttaaaaaaaatctcacccTTTCacgtcaacattttaaaatctttttcttggccatttatcagtttgttttaaagtataaattcaaACTTTCGTTCTACGTTTCTGACATCTTTATATTCCCCACACTGAGCAGTAGCTGGCACACCTTAGCTCAAAAACACTGAATGATGATGTATACTGAAAAATATTCAGCCTATAGTCCAAGATGATGAACCAAAAAGTGAAGCACACGGAAAACCCAATATTCCATCTCTGAGAAGACTCGTCCTAATGAAGAGAATTTCTTACAGAACAAGGACAAAGGAACATTTCTGCTCAAGAAAAGGAGTAATCCTCAGGTTGCTATGCAATTGTTAGgttgctttgttttctcttggGTTTTCTAGCATAAGACGACGGATTCTGAGATATTTAGGGCGCTAAACTACTTCTCGGTAGCACAACTGTGCTACGGGGCAGGGGCCCCATCTGGAGACGACGAGGCGCCCCCCAGGGCTAACAGCTCACTGCGAGCTCCACGGACCCTCCGAAGTCCTCCTCCGGCCGCCGGGGAGCCGGGGGTCCTCGCCCCGCGTCGGCAAACCCGGGGGACGCGGAGCTCCGGCCCTCGGGCCCCCGCGGCGGTTCCGAACCCGAGCGGCCCGCGCGCTCCTCCCCGCCGCCCGGCTCCGCGCAGGGCGCGCGCAGTAACAGGGGCCACCGGCCTCCCGGGCGGCTCCGAACTGTCCCAGCGCCTCTCACCccggccctgccccctcccccagccactctCCAAACACACGTGCGCAAACACAAAAGCAGCTCGGGGACCGGAGAGCCGGGCCGACCCTCTTCGCGGGAAGGCCGCCGCCTTCGCGCGCGGCGCTGGCCGAGCGGGGAGGCCTTTGTCCGGCCGGTGCGCGGCTCGGGCGCCGCGGGGACGTTACAGGCGCCAGCCCGGCCGCGCCGCACTCACTAGGTGTCCAGCAGCAGCTTGGCGGCGCCCTCGAAGCTGAGCCTCTGCCGCTTCTGGAACGTCTCCCAGCGCTCCCGCTGCTCGCCCAGGTCCAGCTCGGACGCCGAGGGCGCCGCGGGCGGAGGCGGGGGCAGCGGCGGCTCCGGCGGCGGCTCTCCGGCGCCCGCCTCCTGCGCCCGAGGCGACGACTGCGGCCGCCGCTTGGCCGACGGCTGCCTCGCCGCCGCCCggctcccgcccccggcctggCCCGCGGGCCTCCGTGCGCGGTCGGCGCCGGGGGCCGAGACGGCGGCCGCGGGGGCCCTGGAGGCCCCGGACCGCTTCTGCCCGCGTGGCTTGGCCGCCGCGCCGCTCCTCGCCCGCCGCATGGCTCCCGCACCCTTGGTGCGCAGGCCTCTTCGCCGCGCGTTCCCGCTCCGCCGCGCGCCCGCTGGGCCCCGCGCGCGCCCGCCGCCCGCGCGCCCGCTGCCCCGTCTGCGCAGGGGGCGCTGCGCCCGCCTGCcccgcccggccccggccccctccccgACCCGCTCCTGGCCACAGCTCAGCGCACCcaccccgcccgcccgccgcggGGCCCACACCTGCGTCGCTCTAGCCCGCAGGCCCTGCGGAACCGCGCCTCTGGCCTCGGCTCCCGACTCGCGGAGCCTGTTTGCACCTGCCGAGGCGCCTCCGGGGCCCTTGAACCCCGAGGgcttcttcctgccttcctgggtCACCCTGAATTCACAGCCACATCCCAGCAGGGGCCCCGGGGCAACTTCATCTCCAGGATGAGGACAGCACCTTACTGGCAGGAGCCATCGCGTGCCTGAATGAGCTAATCAATGTGGGTAAATGGCCAAGCACCTGCAACTGCAGGACAGGTAGCAGCTGAAATCAGAGTTCTTAAACTTGGGCTTTCCTGCCAGATTATAAAACAGCGTCTTCAGGATCTCGATGGTCAacggatttttttcaatttaataaatGAACTCCGCACCAAATCCAATTATTATGGTTTTGTTGAACACAGCACCAAAGTTTAAACACAAAATCACGAGAACCACTGATGGAACCCAAGGCTTTTGCAAACCTATTTTGTTGCTCTATTTTATTCATAtcttaaaagaaataacattttcatttactcatttttcttttttgtgttctaCTTCCTTAATATCAACT harbors:
- the CENPV gene encoding centromere protein V isoform X2, whose product is MRRARSGAAAKPRGQKRSGASRAPAAAVSAPGADRARRPAGQAGGGSRAAARQPSAKRRPQSSPRAQEAGAGEPPPEPPLPPPPPAAPSASELDLGEQRERWETFQKRQRLSFEGAAKLLLDTYEYQGLVKHTGGCHCGAVRFEVWASADLHIFDCKTCLTWSWAFCDVQMRTEGNLSFLIRFCCSICKKKQNRHFIVPASRFKLLKASSHPHTASYGLIWLLLCPSNPSGLDSPSRLLIPDGITAEDADAAEHYLSLTTLGCECILAVSGVRTPGLKS
- the CENPV gene encoding centromere protein V isoform X1, which encodes MRRARSGAAAKPRGQKRSGASRAPAAAVSAPGADRARRPAGQAGGGSRAAARQPSAKRRPQSSPRAQEAGAGEPPPEPPLPPPPPAAPSASELDLGEQRERWETFQKRQRLSFEGAAKLLLDTYEYQGLVKHTGGCHCGAVRFEVWASADLHIFDCKTCLTWSWAFCDVQMRTEGNLSFLIRFCCSICKKKQNRHFIVPASRFKLLKGAENITTYTFNTHKAQHTFCKRCGVQSFYSPRSNPGGFGIAPHCLDEGTVRSVVVEEFNGSDWEKAMKEHKTIKSMSKE
- the CENPV gene encoding centromere protein V isoform X3 → MRRARSGAAAKPRGQKRSGASRAPAAAVSAPGADRARRPAGQAGGGSRAAARQPSAKRRPQSSPRAQEAGAGEPPPEPPLPPPPPAAPSASELDLGEQRERWETFQKRQRLSFEGAAKLLLDTYEYQGLVKHTGGCHCGAVRFEVWASADLHIFDCNCSICKKKQNRHFIVPASRFKLLKGAENITTYTFNTHKAQHTFCKRCGVQSFYSPRSNPGGFGIAPHCLDEGTVRSVVVEEFNGSDWEKAMKEHKTIKSMSKE